From Prinia subflava isolate CZ2003 ecotype Zambia chromosome 32, Cam_Psub_1.2, whole genome shotgun sequence:
AAATTCCCCATGGAATAAGAGTATTTCGGGATCCCAAGGTGGGACAGGAAGATGGAGGGATGGCAGCTCTGGTTGCCAATGGAAAGGAGGATGTCTCATCACATGCAACCTCTTCCCGTGTGATAAAAGTGAGGATTTTGAGCAGGGGTGGGCTGGTCAAACTGGGAGGATTGGGAGCTTTGGGCAAGCCCCGTCCATGGCAGATTTCCTGATTCCCAGTTTTTCCGCAGGCTGTGCCACTGGCTGCTCCCCAAGCTCCTGACCCGTCTGTTCTTGAGTGTGCAGCTGCACGTGGGGCAGCTGGAGATGGTGCTGCAAGCTGCCAAGACGGTACGGAACCTGgccagagcctggccaggcaCTCTCATCCCCTGGAACGCCAGGAGTTCACCCCAGGATCCTTTGCTTGCAGCCCAAGGTGCCGCTGGTGTTCCTGTGCAGCCACCAGTCCCAGGTGGATGGGCCCCTCCTGTCCTtcatcctcctctcccaggggATTGGCCTGCCCAGGGTGACGGTGGACACCGGGCCCAGCCCTTGCCTCCGGTAACGCAGCGCTGTGGGATGTTCCCAGAGGATCCAAGGAGATGCAGTAGTTGCTCACGGTGTCCTTCCCTCACCAGATCCCTGCTCCAGCGCCTGGGAGGGATTTTCCTGCCTTCAGGAATGGCACAGACATTGAGTGACCGGGATGAGGGgctcccaggggctgtgctggatgCGGTAGGTGCAATTTGGGCTGAAAGATATCTCTGGAGCACTCGgggaggtgctggcagctcccagtactcccagcctttccccagtACAtccaggaggtgctgcagagctgccagcccctcatCCTCTTCCTGGAAGAGCCCCCGGCTTCCCTGCGGCTGGCAGAGCCTGCCCGGTGCTGGCTGCTCCGTGTGGTTCGCGCGCTGCgggatggagctgtgcctgACGTCCTCATCGTCCCAGTGGGGATCACCTATGATGTGGCTCCTGGCAGAGTGGAGCAGGATGGACTGGTGAGGGGGTCGGGGGATCACCGGGGCTCCCCCAAATCACTGGCACTGTCCCTGGGGATCGGTGTTCCCCAAAACCTCTAGGAAGCACTGTTCCCCTAAATCTCTGGGAAGATACCTAGGGAGAAGCATCACCCCAGATCTcagggagcatccctggggagTGGCATCCCTCCAAATCTGCCATTAATCCTTCAATGCCGTCTCTTGGCAGCCCCCTCAGGCCCTTGGGATCGGCACGTGTCTCCGGGCAGCATTCCAGGCCCTGCGCTGGCACCGTGGATGTGCCCAGGTGGATTTCTCTCAGCCCTTCTCCTTACGGGTATGGCAGCTGCAGATGCCCCTGGATCCACTGGATCCATCCTGGCACTGGGAGACTATGCCTGGGATGTTGGTGGGGTTTGAGGTGTCTGGGGGGATTGAGTGAATCCATCCTGGGGAAATCTGTTCTCCACTCAGCCCTGGGGATCCAGGGATCAAATGAGCTCATGGTGCTGAAGGCTGTGAGCACCCACAGCCTTCCACTTCATCCTCATTCCCAGGAATTTGTGGACAACAACCTCGTTGGGACAATCCTCACAGGGCGAcatccagagcagctgctgcttcccaccaTCCTGGGCAGGCGGtgaggagctgagccctgggcaGTGTTTTCCCTTGGATCTCTGCTCCTGGCTTCTCTCCTTACCTCTCTCATCCTGACTTCCCAGCCCACTGGATGTTGGGAATGTGGGGACTTTGAGTCCCAGTTTGGGGACTGAAGAAGAGATTTTGGTGACGGCGCTGGGGCTGCATGCACTGAGTGGTGAGGGGGCAGGGGGTTCCCTTGGGATGGTATTCCCTGCTCAGGAATGGGGTGGAGGTTAATCCCCCCCAGATAACAAATCCCTCTCCCCCACTGCAGATTCCAGTGCCTGCTCTGCCATCACGGCTGTGGGAATCACTGCGGCgctgctgctccacaggcaCCAGGAGGTGGGATAagttttccatcttttcctttcctcagaacagcattcccagcaggactccccCCTCCCCATAAGGCAGCAATGCCCACTGGGAATCACCTTtctttccctggagcagcatTCCAGTAGTAATCACCCTCCTTTAACAGGGAGTAGTAGTCCTAATGTGACTCACCCCTTCTCAGAGCAGCATTCCCCGTGGGAACCACCCCCCCTTTCCCTCAGAGCAGCATCCCAGCAGAATCCTCTGTTCCCCCAGGTCATGCTGCTGCCCCGGCTTATGTGGGATTTCTCAgcgctgctggagcagctcgTGCTGCGGGGCCAGGCCATGGGGTTCTCGGGGCAGCTGCGGGCGCTTGtggggcacagcctgcagcagctgcagctgctggggccccgcagggctgccctggggcccCCTGaggccccggcccgggcacaGCTGGGGCGGCTGGCAGGGGGTGTCCGGCACCACCTGGCCAGGGAGGCCGTGGGTGGTgagtggggacactggggagtGGGAGCAGGGTGACACTGGTGGCACCAGGGAGCATGATGCTGTGGGAATCGGTGACACCAGGGCTTAGAGGCACTGGGGAAATTGGTGACACCAGGAACAGGCAATGGCTGCAGTTTGGAGAGCACCAGGGGTATAGCTTACATTGTGGGGGTCAATTACATTGATATGGGACACCAGGAATTGGTGATGCCAGGGAGATTGGTGATATCGGGGGATTCAGTGTCAGCGGGGTAAGTGGCACTGGGGAAATCGGGGATGCAGGGGATTAATGACactggggaatgggaatgggaatggggagaaTTGGGGATGGCAGAGGTCAGGGACACTGAGGGAGTTGGGGACACTAGGGATTGGGGATGCTGGGGTATTTGGTGACTCAAGGACTGGTGACACCCCTGTCCCATCAGCCTGTGCCATCcgtgccctgctgctggaggtgctgccagTCCTGGGGCccccctccagcctctccaggaTCGTGCTGAGCCGGGACGAGCTGCTCCACAaggtcctggagctgctgcagctgctgcccccgACCCTGCTGGGGCTTCAGGTGAGGACACAGGGTGGCCTGTCATCCCCAACACTTCTGGGCTCCAGGTGGGGACACAGATGGCCTGTCACGCTTTTTCCTGtatccccagccctgccagtcTACCGACTGCCACAGCCTGGACATCCTGGACAAGCTTATCCTtggggggctgctggaggaggaggaggtgggtgACACCCCAGGACCTCTCCTGGAGCATAGGGACACGGTGGCTTCAAGGTGAGGTGACACCCTGTTGTCCCCACAGGCAGGGAGTGAGCCCGGGGGTTGTGACGTGGCCCCCCGGCGCTTCTTGTGGGGACATTCCTTGGGATCCTTCACTgatgacagtgacagtgacagtgaacACGGGGTCCCCAAGCAGTGCTACAAGGTACTGGGGGGTTCCCCCACTGCCCCCtgggctgaagggagggtgGTTTCCCCCAAATTTGGCTGTGTATTCCCCACAGCTCAGTGAGCCCGGGGGCTTCCCTGGATTCCTCCTGTTCCTCTGTCGCCTCCTGAGCCCAATCCTGCACACCTACGGCCGGGCTGTGCAATTCCTGGAACGACCGCCCTGGCCCCAGCCTGGTAGGACTCCCCCAAAGCAGGGAACCCCTTGGGACTCCCTGGGGCCactgaggcagggctgcagcccccaggaggTGGGATCTGATGCCTCTCCCCATTGCAGAGGCAGACTATGTGGAGGCACtgctggaattcctggctgAGGATGAGGACGGTGAGTCAAGTAGGGGGGTCTTTCTTTTAGGGGTCAGTGACCCCTGAGCCAGGCTAAGGGTTCTTGAGAGGTGGCATTTGGGAGTTCCCTCAGGATCTCTCTCCCCACAGGGTATCCCGACAGGAGCCTGgccctgagctccctgcagagtTTCAAGGACATGGGGGTACGCACAGCTCCCCCATCCTCCCAACATTTTGCtgccccctctctcccctcttgACCTCCTTGTGTCCCCCCAGGTGCTTGAAGAGCTGCAGACCCCCACTGGACCCCTTctgcagctctctcagcctttccagTCTGCTTCCAACCGGGAGAAGTTGGGAGCCTTTATCCACCAGTTCACCCAGCTGTAGCCCCCCAGACCAATAAACAGGGCACAATGACCCAATCACTCGTGGATTTATTGACCCCCTTGAGGGGAGGTGGGATCTGTGGCTTCTCTCCACCATCAGACCACCCGGTTGCAAATGGTGCCCAGCTCCTCAATCTCACACTGTACCTCATCACCGCGCTGCAAGGGGGGACATGGTGGCATCTGTCCCCAGTGGGGTCCACTGTGCCCCCACTCacaccccagccccacctgaGCCCCCATTTCCCCTCACCTTGAGGAAAACGGGTGGTTTCCGAAAGACTCCCACTCCCGCAGGGGTCCCTGTCAGCAGGATGTCCCCAGGGACCAGTGTCACAAACCTGGGGGCACGTGATGTGTCAGCCATGGCCCCCTGGGCTTTGggggtccccagcccctctcccattCCTACCGGGACACCCAGGCAACAAGGGCGGGCACCCCAAAGATGAGGTGGCGGGTGTTGCTGTCCTGCATCCGGTGCCCATTGACGCTGCAGCGGATCCACAGGTTATGGACATCTGTGGGAGGTGACATGGAGGGACATGGGCACAGTGCCACCGTGGCCTCAGCTTGGGGAAAAACATGGGGGAATGGGGAgcatggggctgtgctggcaccagtGGCAGCTGAGAAAGAGTTGCCAACCCATTCCTGTCTTGTCCCAGTCCTGTTCTCATCCCATCTAtgtcctgtccccatcccatcaCTGTCCTGTTCTTGTCCCATCCCTATCCTGTGCCCATTCCATGCCCTGTCCCACCTGCCACCGCCTCCCTGGTGACAATGGCCGGCCCCAGGGGACAGAAGGTGTCGAAGGTTTTCCCCAGCAGCCACTGCCGCCCATTTCGCCGCATCTGCCAGTCGCGGGCACTCACGTCGTTGGCCACTGTGAAGCCCAGCACGTGCTCCAGTGCTGCCGCTTCCTAGGGACAGCAGGGACCTGCTGACAGGGGGACACTTCCACAGACCCCCCAAAGGGAGgcgggggctggggcagggggtaCCTCAATGTGTCGCCCCCTCTTCCCAATGATGGCAGCCAACTCCACctcccagtccagctcctgcGGGGACAGAGGGGAAGCTGGGAGGGCCATTCCCCTGGAGGCCTGTGGGCGTGGGTACCAGGGTACCCACACTGGTGTCCTGGGGGTGCACAATGTCATCGAAGGGGCCAGTGATGGCACTGGGGAACTTGCTGAAGATGAGGGGCTCCTTGGGGACCTTCACGCCCTGCTCCTGACAGTGGTCGTGGTAGTTGAGCCCCACACAGATCACCTTCTCGGGGTCCCCCATGGGTGCCAGCAGCTGCGCAGTCGCCCGGAGCACCCGGTGCTGCCCCGACTCCAGTGCTCTGTGGGGACAGATGCATCCTTGGGATCACCCACATTTTGGGGCACCCATTTCTCAGGGGACATACTTTTGGGGGGGTCATTCAGAAGGGTCAGCTATATTTTAGGGACTCTCCTTTTGGGGATGACCACAGTTGAAGGG
This genomic window contains:
- the LOC134562961 gene encoding fumarylacetoacetate hydrolase domain-containing protein 2-like isoform X2, producing MRTALRLVRFRGAAGGGPRLGLEEAPGGDLVDLSAAEPELPRSMREFLEIGPRGLELAQRALESGQHRVLRATAQLLAPMGDPEKVICVGLNYHDHCQEQGVKVPKEPLIFSKFPSAITGPFDDIVHPQDTSELDWEVELAAIIGKRGRHIEEAAALEHVLGFTVANDVSARDWQMRRNGRQWLLGKTFDTFCPLGPAIVTREAVADVHNLWIRCSVNGHRMQDSNTRHLIFGVPALVAWVSRFVTLVPGDILLTGTPAGVGVFRKPPVFLKRGDEVQCEIEELGTICNRVV
- the LOC134562945 gene encoding glycerol-3-phosphate acyltransferase 2, mitochondrial-like is translated as MTPSRIQKWMSHSGPKLEVVIPFLGKYHRPVLGRCCQTCTPRSWDGFYPKDLAALGFLDVSRVTETDTRFRGWLVRRVCGFLAAWEWKIPAESPGELLVRICSSRRVQDAASGQDPKSRGDEGSRQCWKEEICQILREIQAPLSPLLLRLCHWLLPKLLTRLFLSVQLHVGQLEMVLQAAKTPKVPLVFLCSHQSQVDGPLLSFILLSQGIGLPRVTVDTGPSPCLRSLLQRLGGIFLPSGMAQTLSDRDEGLPGAVLDAYIQEVLQSCQPLILFLEEPPASLRLAEPARCWLLRVVRALRDGAVPDVLIVPVGITYDVAPGRVEQDGLPPQALGIGTCLRAAFQALRWHRGCAQVDFSQPFSLREFVDNNLVGTILTGRHPEQLLLPTILGRRPLDVGNVGTLSPSLGTEEEILVTALGLHALSDSSACSAITAVGITAALLLHRHQEVMLLPRLMWDFSALLEQLVLRGQAMGFSGQLRALVGHSLQQLQLLGPRRAALGPPEAPARAQLGRLAGGVRHHLAREAVGACAIRALLLEVLPVLGPPSSLSRIVLSRDELLHKVLELLQLLPPTLLGLQPCQSTDCHSLDILDKLILGGLLEEEEAGSEPGGCDVAPRRFLWGHSLGSFTDDSDSDSEHGVPKQCYKLSEPGGFPGFLLFLCRLLSPILHTYGRAVQFLERPPWPQPEADYVEALLEFLAEDEDGYPDRSLALSSLQSFKDMGVLEELQTPTGPLLQLSQPFQSASNREKLGAFIHQFTQL
- the LOC134562961 gene encoding fumarylacetoacetate hydrolase domain-containing protein 2-like isoform X1; translation: MESGGGIPLGAGIHPEPRGIRCPGSPPAGSRAPVPQGMRTALRLVRFRGAAGGGPRLGLEEAPGGDLVDLSAAEPELPRSMREFLEIGPRGLELAQRALESGQHRVLRATAQLLAPMGDPEKVICVGLNYHDHCQEQGVKVPKEPLIFSKFPSAITGPFDDIVHPQDTSELDWEVELAAIIGKRGRHIEEAAALEHVLGFTVANDVSARDWQMRRNGRQWLLGKTFDTFCPLGPAIVTREAVADVHNLWIRCSVNGHRMQDSNTRHLIFGVPALVAWVSRFVTLVPGDILLTGTPAGVGVFRKPPVFLKRGDEVQCEIEELGTICNRVV